The Glycine soja cultivar W05 chromosome 3, ASM419377v2, whole genome shotgun sequence genome window below encodes:
- the LOC114405009 gene encoding uncharacterized protein LOC114405009, whose product MVDCKPKSTPLEAKMKMTSNTTPLDDPSYFRGLVGSLQYLTLTHPNISYSVNFVSQFMNSPTIVHLQMAHRILRYVKGTIDVGLHFTSHTTLDLFAFSDADWASCPTTRRSTTGYCIYLGGNVISWCAKKQPTVSRSSTEAEYRAMANTAAELT is encoded by the coding sequence ATGGTTGATTGTAAACCAAAGAGCACACCACTTGAAGCTAAGATGAAGATGACGTCCAATACCACTCCCCTTGATGATCCAAGTTACTTTCGTGGGCTTGTTGGATCTTTACAATATCTCACTCTTACTCACCCTAATATTTCATATAGTGTTAATTTTGTGTCCCAATTTATGAACTCTCCTACCATTGTGCATTTACAAATGGCTCATCGTATATTACGATATGTCAAGGGAACTATTGATGTAGGTCTCCACTTTACTTCACATACCACACTTGATCTTTTTGCTTTTTCTGATGCAGATTGGGCAAGTTGTCCCACCACTCGACGCTCCACCACCGGTTATTGTATCTATCTTGGAGGAAATGTCATCTCATGGTGTGCTAAGAAACAACCCACAGTTTCTCGCTCCAGCACGGAAGCTGAATATAGGGCCATGGCAAACACTGCCGCTGAACTCACATAG